A DNA window from Chryseobacterium sp. MEBOG06 contains the following coding sequences:
- a CDS encoding family 16 glycosylhydrolase: MKNKLRNTIQFCAAAIVVLSAVNCASNKADSARKLIWSDEFNGKGLPDSLKWNYDVGGSGYGNSEAQFYTKDRLENARMENGNLVIEARKENWDNNKYTSARLLTKGKFSFQYGTIEVRAKLPKGRGTWPAIWMMSEKMKKWPDDGELDIMEHVGFNQGYIHASVHTKKYNHIKGTQKTDTLFVKDVSEKFHVYKADWTPEKIEVYIDDQKFFTYENKEKTYEAWPFDQPYFIILNLAVGGFWGGKEGIDDQIFPQKYYIDYVRVYQNK; encoded by the coding sequence ATGAAAAATAAACTCCGGAATACCATCCAGTTTTGTGCAGCTGCAATAGTAGTACTGTCAGCTGTAAACTGTGCTTCAAACAAGGCAGATTCTGCAAGAAAACTGATATGGAGTGATGAGTTTAATGGAAAAGGGCTTCCGGATTCATTAAAATGGAATTATGACGTAGGGGGCAGCGGTTATGGAAACAGTGAAGCTCAGTTTTACACAAAAGACAGGCTTGAAAATGCCAGAATGGAAAACGGTAATCTTGTTATTGAGGCCAGAAAAGAAAACTGGGACAATAATAAATATACTTCAGCAAGGCTTTTAACCAAGGGTAAATTTTCTTTTCAGTATGGAACCATAGAAGTCAGGGCAAAGCTTCCGAAAGGCCGTGGAACATGGCCGGCGATATGGATGATGAGCGAAAAGATGAAGAAATGGCCGGATGATGGTGAACTGGATATCATGGAACATGTGGGTTTTAATCAGGGTTATATTCATGCATCAGTGCATACCAAAAAATATAATCATATCAAGGGAACACAGAAAACAGATACTCTTTTTGTAAAAGATGTAAGCGAGAAGTTTCATGTGTATAAAGCAGACTGGACGCCGGAAAAAATAGAGGTTTATATAGACGATCAGAAATTTTTTACCTATGAGAATAAAGAAAAAACCTACGAGGCATGGCCATTTGATCAGCCTTATTTTATCATTTTGAACCTTGCAGTTGGTGGTTTCTGGGGCGGAAAAGAGGGAATTGATGATCAGATTTTTCCACAAAAGTATTATATAGACTACGTAAGAGTCTATCAAAATAAATAA
- a CDS encoding enoyl-ACP reductase — MSYGLLKGKKGIIFGALNEQSIAWKVAERCHEEGAEFILSNAPIALRMGELNGLAEKTGSEVIAADATSIEDLEKLFDAATAKFGKIDFILHSIGMSVNVRKGKHYTEMNYDWLEKGWDISAVSFHKVMRVAWEKDCMNEWGSILALSYIAAQRTFPDYNDMSDNKAYLESIARTFGNYWGERKVRVNTVSQSPTMTTAGSGVKGFGGFLGYAEDMSPLGNATALECADYCVTLFSDLTKKVTMQNLFHDGGFSSSGVTQKVISKYDLE, encoded by the coding sequence ATGTCATACGGTTTACTTAAAGGCAAAAAGGGGATTATATTTGGAGCCCTTAATGAACAATCTATCGCATGGAAAGTTGCTGAAAGATGTCATGAGGAAGGTGCAGAGTTCATCTTATCTAATGCACCTATCGCTTTGAGAATGGGAGAACTTAATGGTTTAGCAGAAAAAACCGGTTCTGAAGTGATCGCTGCAGATGCTACATCTATAGAAGATCTTGAAAAACTTTTTGATGCTGCAACAGCAAAATTCGGCAAAATAGATTTTATCCTTCATTCTATAGGCATGTCCGTAAATGTAAGAAAAGGAAAACATTATACAGAAATGAATTATGACTGGTTGGAAAAAGGCTGGGATATTTCAGCGGTTTCTTTCCATAAGGTAATGCGTGTGGCTTGGGAAAAAGACTGCATGAATGAGTGGGGAAGTATTTTGGCTCTTAGCTATATTGCCGCTCAGAGAACTTTCCCGGACTATAATGATATGTCTGATAACAAAGCTTATCTGGAAAGTATCGCAAGAACTTTCGGAAATTATTGGGGAGAAAGAAAAGTACGTGTAAATACGGTTTCTCAGTCTCCTACAATGACTACTGCCGGTAGCGGTGTAAAAGGTTTCGGAGGATTCCTGGGTTATGCAGAGGATATGTCTCCACTTGGAAATGCCACTGCTCTTGAGTGCGCAGATTACTGTGTTACTCTTTTCTCTGATCTGACTAAAAAAGTAACGATGCAGAATCTTTTCCACGATGGAGGTTTCAGCAGTTCAGGAGTTACTCAGAAAGTAATCAGCAAATATGATCTTGAGTAA
- a CDS encoding glycoside hydrolase family 30 protein yields the protein MRKLIVSCFVVGVVVNVSGQNYWKKNAGKTAKVILTNSKVNEKMVDKGAVKFEQFGQPKETEACIFVAPNFKYQKLIGIGGAITDASAETFYKMPKNKQKEILDAYFGKNGLGYTVVRTNMNSCDFSSDSYTYVEDNDTALKTFNVAHDEKYKIPMIKEAQKAIGNNFTFYFSPWSPPAWMKSNKSLYKGGRLENQYYQTWADYYIKFIKEYEKRGINVWGLTVQNEPMATQSWESCIYTAEEEGEFLKKNLGPTLWKNGYKDKQVMIWDHNRDLIYQRATTTLSDPETSKYAHGIGYHWYETWNNKTQLFDNLAETHRAFPDKFLAFTEGCKEQFSMDRIYDVSLGELYSKNMLNDFNKGNALWTDWNILLDETGGPNHKGNFCFAPIIADTKTGEVFYTYEYYYIGHVSKYIKPNAQRIGSSSNRAALTSSAFMNENGQLVTVIMNDSENDIETNLWIEGMAAKLTAPAHSIQTVIL from the coding sequence ATGAGAAAACTAATTGTAAGTTGTTTTGTAGTAGGCGTTGTCGTCAATGTCAGTGGCCAGAATTACTGGAAGAAAAATGCAGGAAAAACAGCTAAGGTAATCCTTACCAACTCCAAAGTAAATGAAAAGATGGTGGACAAAGGCGCAGTAAAGTTTGAGCAGTTTGGACAGCCCAAAGAAACAGAAGCCTGTATTTTTGTAGCTCCTAATTTTAAATATCAGAAACTGATAGGTATTGGAGGTGCTATTACAGATGCTTCTGCAGAAACCTTTTATAAGATGCCAAAGAACAAACAGAAAGAAATCCTGGACGCTTACTTTGGTAAAAACGGATTGGGTTATACTGTTGTCCGTACCAATATGAATTCATGTGATTTCTCTAGTGATTCCTATACTTATGTGGAAGATAATGACACCGCTCTGAAAACTTTCAACGTTGCACATGATGAGAAATATAAGATCCCAATGATCAAGGAAGCACAGAAAGCGATAGGAAATAATTTTACATTTTATTTCTCTCCGTGGAGTCCGCCAGCCTGGATGAAGTCTAACAAAAGCTTATACAAAGGTGGAAGACTGGAAAATCAGTATTACCAGACCTGGGCAGATTATTATATAAAATTCATTAAAGAATATGAAAAAAGAGGAATCAATGTCTGGGGATTAACCGTTCAGAATGAGCCAATGGCAACTCAGAGCTGGGAATCATGTATTTATACCGCTGAGGAAGAAGGTGAGTTCTTAAAAAAGAATCTCGGGCCTACACTTTGGAAAAACGGATATAAAGATAAACAGGTAATGATCTGGGATCACAACAGAGACCTGATCTATCAAAGAGCGACTACAACTTTAAGCGATCCTGAAACGTCAAAATACGCCCACGGAATTGGTTATCACTGGTATGAAACCTGGAATAATAAAACTCAGCTTTTTGACAATTTAGCAGAAACACACAGAGCTTTTCCGGATAAATTTCTGGCTTTTACTGAAGGATGCAAAGAACAGTTTAGCATGGACAGGATTTATGATGTAAGCCTGGGAGAACTGTACAGCAAAAATATGTTGAATGACTTCAATAAAGGAAATGCATTATGGACAGACTGGAATATCCTGCTGGATGAAACGGGTGGTCCCAATCATAAAGGAAATTTCTGCTTTGCACCGATTATTGCCGATACCAAAACAGGAGAAGTCTTTTATACCTATGAATATTATTATATAGGCCATGTTTCAAAGTACATTAAACCCAATGCTCAGAGAATTGGAAGTTCTTCCAACAGAGCTGCTTTAACATCTTCTGCTTTTATGAATGAAAACGGGCAACTGGTAACGGTCATTATGAATGATTCAGAAAATGATATCGAAACAAATCTCTGGATAGAAGGGATGGCAGCTAAATTAACAGCGCCTGCACATTCTATACAGACCGTAATTTTATAA
- a CDS encoding glycoside hydrolase family 3 N-terminal domain-containing protein, with product MKRAYFLLAFSTFGMNAYGQKTVDQKVAELLSQMTLEEKVGQMVQYSGFEYATGPQHSNSAAVLEEIKKGKVGSMLNVAGAEETKAFQKLAAQSRLKIPLLFGQDVIHGYRTTFPVNLGQAASWDLRMIEKSERIAATEASAYGIHWTFAPMVDIARDPRWGRVMEGSGEDTYLGTKIGLARIKGFQGKGLGNIDAVMACAKHFAAYGAAVGGRDYNSVDMSLRQLNETYLPPFKAAAEAGVATFMNSFNDINGIPATASKYLQRDLLKGKWNYKGFVVSDWGSIGEMIPHGYAKDAGEAAERAIFGGSDMDMESRVYIAELPKLAKEGKVDLKLIDDAAGRILTKKFEMGLFDDPYRFSNEKRQKEQTDNLENRKFGREFGSKSIVLLKNQGNILPLSKTVKTVALIGPFGKETVANHGFWSIAFKDDNQRIVSQFDGIKNQLDKNSTLLYAKGCNVDDQDKTLFAEAVETAKKADVVIMTLGEGHAMSGEAKSRSNIGFSGVQEDLLVEIAKTGKPIVLMINAGRPLIFNWAADHTPAIIYTWWLGTEAGNSIADVLFGTVNPGGKLPMSFPRTEGQIPVYYNHYNTGRPAKNNTDRNYVSAYIDLDNDPKFPFGYGLSYTDFKYSDMILNSTNLKGNQKLNISVTVSNTGQYDGDEVVQLYIRDLFGKVVRPVKELKGFEKIFIKKGESKKIDFTLTPEDLKFFDEDLNFDWEGGEFDIMVGTNSQNVQTKRINWVK from the coding sequence AGTAGATCAGAAAGTGGCAGAACTGCTTTCTCAAATGACACTGGAAGAAAAAGTAGGGCAGATGGTGCAGTACAGCGGATTTGAATATGCTACCGGACCTCAGCATTCCAATTCGGCCGCAGTTCTGGAAGAAATAAAAAAAGGAAAAGTAGGCTCTATGCTGAACGTTGCCGGAGCTGAAGAAACCAAAGCTTTCCAGAAATTAGCTGCTCAGTCAAGGCTTAAAATTCCTTTGTTGTTTGGACAGGATGTTATCCATGGCTACCGGACAACATTTCCGGTAAACCTGGGGCAGGCAGCGAGCTGGGATTTGAGAATGATAGAGAAATCAGAGAGAATAGCTGCTACAGAGGCTTCTGCTTACGGTATTCACTGGACTTTTGCTCCTATGGTAGACATTGCCAGAGACCCGAGATGGGGTAGAGTAATGGAAGGTTCCGGAGAAGATACCTATCTGGGTACTAAAATAGGTTTGGCAAGAATCAAAGGATTTCAAGGGAAGGGCTTAGGAAACATTGATGCTGTGATGGCCTGTGCAAAACATTTCGCAGCCTATGGAGCAGCAGTGGGCGGAAGAGACTACAATTCGGTTGATATGAGCCTCAGGCAGCTGAATGAAACCTATCTTCCTCCTTTCAAAGCCGCAGCAGAAGCAGGTGTCGCTACTTTTATGAACTCTTTCAATGATATCAACGGAATTCCGGCTACGGCCAGTAAGTATCTCCAGAGAGATCTTTTGAAAGGAAAATGGAATTATAAAGGATTTGTTGTTTCAGACTGGGGAAGCATAGGGGAAATGATTCCTCACGGCTATGCTAAAGATGCAGGTGAAGCCGCTGAAAGGGCAATTTTTGGCGGAAGTGATATGGATATGGAAAGCCGTGTATATATTGCAGAACTTCCAAAACTGGCCAAAGAAGGAAAAGTAGATCTTAAACTGATAGATGATGCAGCAGGAAGAATTTTAACCAAAAAATTCGAAATGGGACTTTTTGATGATCCTTACAGATTCAGTAATGAGAAAAGACAGAAAGAACAGACCGATAATCTGGAAAACAGGAAATTCGGAAGAGAATTTGGCTCAAAAAGCATTGTTCTTCTTAAAAATCAGGGAAATATACTGCCGCTTTCAAAAACAGTAAAAACTGTTGCTTTGATAGGCCCTTTTGGAAAAGAAACAGTGGCTAATCACGGATTCTGGTCGATAGCTTTTAAAGATGATAACCAAAGAATTGTATCACAGTTTGATGGAATTAAAAACCAGCTTGATAAAAACTCCACTTTATTATATGCAAAGGGTTGTAACGTTGATGATCAGGATAAAACTTTATTTGCGGAAGCCGTAGAAACTGCAAAAAAAGCAGATGTGGTAATTATGACTTTAGGAGAAGGCCATGCGATGAGTGGTGAAGCCAAAAGCAGAAGTAATATTGGCTTTTCCGGGGTTCAGGAAGACCTGTTGGTAGAAATTGCAAAAACAGGAAAACCTATTGTCCTGATGATCAATGCAGGAAGACCTTTGATTTTCAATTGGGCAGCGGATCATACTCCGGCTATCATTTATACATGGTGGCTGGGAACTGAAGCGGGAAATTCTATTGCCGATGTTCTCTTTGGAACCGTGAATCCGGGAGGAAAACTTCCCATGAGTTTTCCAAGAACTGAAGGGCAGATTCCGGTTTATTACAATCATTATAATACAGGAAGACCTGCGAAAAATAATACGGACAGGAATTATGTTTCAGCCTATATAGATCTTGATAACGATCCGAAATTTCCCTTCGGTTACGGTTTAAGCTATACAGATTTTAAATATTCCGATATGATTTTAAACTCAACAAATCTTAAAGGAAATCAGAAGCTTAACATCAGTGTTACAGTTTCCAACACGGGTCAATATGACGGTGATGAGGTAGTACAGCTTTACATCAGAGATCTTTTTGGAAAAGTAGTAAGACCGGTAAAAGAACTGAAAGGGTTTGAAAAAATATTTATCAAAAAAGGAGAAAGTAAAAAAATTGATTTTACATTAACCCCAGAAGACCTCAAATTCTTTGATGAGGATCTGAATTTTGACTGGGAAGGGGGAGAATTCGATATTATGGTCGGAACCAACTCCCAGAATGTGCAGACTAAAAGAATTAATTGGGTGAAGTAA